In Phycisphaerae bacterium RAS2, the DNA window AGATCAAACACCGTCGCAAACACGCGCCGCCAGACCGCCGCCAGCACGAAGCCGGGCGGTAGAATCACCGGAAGCGCCACGTCGGCCCGCCGCCACCACATCACAATCGTCAGAAATGCCAGCAGCCCCGCCATCACCAGCGAATCTCGCCATTGCTGCTCCAGCGCCGGATTCCCGCTGACCAGCGCCAGCGGCGCGAAACGCATCAGCGGCGTCTGACCCAGCTCACCCAGCCCGAACTCCACAACACCGTCCGGCCGAACCCGCGCAACTCCGACCTGCTTCCGCACAATCGCCGCGCTGCATCGCTCGACATCAACGTGCAACACGTCCTCGCCGGCTCGCAGCGGACCGGCATCCATCCAGTCGGACTCCCGCCGCATGAACAGATTCAGGCTCGCCCGTTCTCCCGAGTCGCCGCGGGCGATGATCAACGCCGGTCCTTCAGCCGTCGCGCCGCCCCATGCCTGAAGAAAATCACTCGCCTCCACGACGGCGACCGGCTTGCTCCACTGGTTTCGAACCCGCTCGGAATGCAGAAGTTGCTTCCCGTCGCGCCAATACAGATGTATTCGACCACCGCAGCCCGCGATCCAGACCCGCCGCGCGGCGGCCGCCTCGTCGGGGCCCTGCATTCGGCGCCATCGCCCGCGCCGCAGTTCCAACACGGCCATTCCATCGACCGCGACCTGCTCCGCCGCAGGGAGCTCTGTCGAAGGTTGCATTTCGTCGTCGTCTTCGGCGTCGCCGGCCGGCGCCGTGGTCGGTGTCAGCAGGTCTTCACCGCGAATCGCGGCGTAAACAGCCGGCTCCGTCGCGTCGGCGCCCCACGCCAATGGGCTGATCGTCGATTGCTCTTTCCAGCTTGCTCCGGGGGACCACGCGCGATTGATGTAGTAGTCACCGGTCGTCAGGTCGGAGAACATGACGCGAAGCGCCCGCGCGTCGGCCGACGCATGCAGCACGTTGCCCACCACCGGCTGGAGAAACGAGTTCTGGACCGGCCGCGCGTCTGCCGCCGCGGCAGCCCCGGCATGCCACATTTGAATCGTCGGCAGCTTCTCTCCCTGCACGCGGCCTTCGGCGACGACCCACGCCGACTCGTCACCGCCCGCGACCCAGACGCGCGTGCCCTTCCACGGCTCCTGCGCGACCGTCGTGCCAACACCGCACCACGCCGCGCCGCATGCCAATGCGAGGAACAGCGAACAACGTCGGCGAGTCTTGTCGAGAGATCGAGTCATAGCGGGATTATTGGGGGGATCGGCCATGGGTCAATCCGCCGGCCTGGAAGTCGGCGAAGTTGACATGGACTCACACAATGCGTCGATCTGTTCGATGGAGGTCACGCCGGCCGGAAGCGTTTCGTTCGTGGGTCGCGCAAAGGCACGCGCGTGAACCTTCTCGCCCGCCATCGGTCGCCAACCGTCCGCGTGCAACGTGAAATGCGCATTCTCCCGCGGCCAAAGAACGTTGACCTGGTGCGGAAGCAGCGGCCCGCCCTCCCACGCGGCGCGGTAGTCGTCCAGCCGCGCGCTGACGGCGATGCGCCCCATTGCATCGCGAAAGACCACCTGCCGAACCATGTACGGCTCGACGCGCTCGACCCAGTATTCACGATCCACCAGCCACGGCTCGCCAACCGGGCCGTCTCCCAGGCCACGCCGAATATATTGCAATTTGTCGTAGTTCGGGCCCCACG includes these proteins:
- a CDS encoding RDD family protein, which produces MADPPNNPAMTRSLDKTRRRCSLFLALACGAAWCGVGTTVAQEPWKGTRVWVAGGDESAWVVAEGRVQGEKLPTIQMWHAGAAAAADARPVQNSFLQPVVGNVLHASADARALRVMFSDLTTGDYYINRAWSPGASWKEQSTISPLAWGADATEPAVYAAIRGEDLLTPTTAPAGDAEDDDEMQPSTELPAAEQVAVDGMAVLELRRGRWRRMQGPDEAAAARRVWIAGCGGRIHLYWRDGKQLLHSERVRNQWSKPVAVVEASDFLQAWGGATAEGPALIIARGDSGERASLNLFMRRESDWMDAGPLRAGEDVLHVDVERCSAAIVRKQVGVARVRPDGVVEFGLGELGQTPLMRFAPLALVSGNPALEQQWRDSLVMAGLLAFLTIVMWWRRADVALPVILPPGFVLAAVWRRVFATVFDLLPAYLITLPWIYPKLDPQMLQMYPNVTNEQLAEMWAAIRIEQYVAIGLYGLWCLIFEATIATTPGKAIFGCRVAAADGGRPSLGACVVRNAVRSLMVAMGVPGLMITLMTIVIVSRNRQRVGDLLARTVVIEPAPPAIEAPPTDESDQE